Proteins from a genomic interval of Lolium perenne isolate Kyuss_39 chromosome 1, Kyuss_2.0, whole genome shotgun sequence:
- the LOC139831332 gene encoding uncharacterized protein: MVRPPPPPPLGPALLQMTQLLSQMQQTQHNFDQARHDNGRVMIRDFLQLNPRSFDSTPEPLDADDWVRDVNRMLNTAGVAPEDKVRFATHLLKGGSAAWWENFLEMRPANAPDVTWEEFREVFRSHHIPEGLMDRMKEKFLSLVQGNKDVMTYSIEFSKLARYGGEEVSTDAKKQKRFRNGLKPALKYALTHVSMDTFDKLVNTAIKEELGRLAFDESRKHTREVGAPSSAPPQKRRLWVPYPAPPGQATQAGYAPRPPTQQL; this comes from the coding sequence ATGGTTAGACCTCCGCCACCTCCTCCGCTGGGACCAGCCCTGTTGCAAATGACTCAACTGTTGAGCCAGATGCAGCAAACCCAGCACAACTTCGATCAAGCTCGTCATGACAATGGTCGAGTGATGATCCGGGACTTCTTGCAGTTGAACCCGCGATCGTTCGACTCTACTCCTGAACCgctggatgcagatgattgggTGCGCGATGTCAACCGCATGCTCAACACAGCGGGAGTCGCCCCAGAAGACAAAGTGCGGTTTGCGACTCACCTACTGAAAGGAGGGTCCGCAGCatggtgggagaactttctcgagATGCGTCCCGCCAATGCTCCTGATGTCACTTGGGAAGAATTCAGGGAAGTTTTCAGAAGCCACCACATTCCTGAAGGGCTAATGGACAGGATGAAGGAGAAATTCCTCAGTCTTGTTCAGGGCAACAAAGATGTGATGACATACAGCATCGAGTTCTCCAAGCTAGCTCGCTATGGTGGCGAAGAAGTGTCTACTGATGCCAAGAAGCAGAAGAGGTTCCGTAATGGCCTCAAGCCGGCACTCAAGTACGCGCTCACTCATGTCTCGATGGACACCTTTGACAAGCTGGTCAACACTGCTATCAAGGAAGAGTTGGGTAGGCTTGCGTTCGATGAGTCACGCAAGCATACTCGAGAGGTTGGTGCTCCTTCTTCAGCGCCGCCTCAGAAGCGTAGGTTGTGGGTTCCTTATCCCGCACCGCCAGGACAAGCTACACAAGCTGGGTATGCTCCCCGCCCTCCCACCCAACAGCTTTAG